AACTGGCAATATAATGGTTGAAAGAGTAATCAATACAGCACTAATCATACTAGTCAAACTTACCATGCTAGTAATGTATAACATAATAATAAAAATTAAGGCAGAATAAACAAAAAATGCTGGATTGTAAGCCAAAATCATCCCTGCACTTGTCGCGACAGCTTTTCCTCCTTTGAAATTTGCAAAGATTGGAAATGTATGACCTAAAACTGCTGCAACACCAAAAACCAACGGGTTAACATTCAAAGAAAATAGTAGCGGTAAACTAGTTGCTAACGTTCCTTTTAAAATGTCCATTAGTAAAACAGCTATACCAGCTTTTTTCCCTAAAACCCTAAACGTATTCGTCGTTCCCGTATTGCCGCTGCCAAATTGGCGAAGATCTTTTTTAAAAAAAAGTTTTCCAACCCAAACACCCGAAGGGATGGAACCAAGTAGATAAGCTATAATCAATAGCACAAAGAATTTCATTGAGCAACCTCTTTCCGTTCAAACTAGCATTTATTTTATCATGAATAGAAACAGCTAACAATAATTAAATATTCGTTGTATAATGAAATGAAGAGAAATTTGAAAGGATGAGCAAAATGCCTGTAGAAAACCCCTCGCAAGAAGAAATTTTTAATTACCTAAAACAAGCGAAACGAATTGCTATCGTTGGATTAAGCGGAAAAGAAGATCGAACAAGCTACAAAATAGCCAAATTACTGCAAGAATATGGTTATGAAATCATTCCTGTAAACCCCATATTAGCTGGACAAAAAATTCTTGGTGAACACGTGTACGAGAGATTACAAGATGTGCCAGGTCAAATCGACATTGTCGATATTTTCCGGCGTAGTGAATTTTTGCCAGAAGTTGCTCAAGATTTTATAGAAACAAATGCCAAAGTTTTCTGGGCTCAATTGGGTCTTGAAAGTCAAGAAGCTGCGGAACTGTTGAAAAAAGCAGGTAGAAATGCTATTATAATGAAT
This sequence is a window from Enterococcus sp. 7F3_DIV0205. Protein-coding genes within it:
- the plsY gene encoding glycerol-3-phosphate 1-O-acyltransferase PlsY, with protein sequence MKFFVLLIIAYLLGSIPSGVWVGKLFFKKDLRQFGSGNTGTTNTFRVLGKKAGIAVLLMDILKGTLATSLPLLFSLNVNPLVFGVAAVLGHTFPIFANFKGGKAVATSAGMILAYNPAFFVYSALIFIIMLYITSMVSLTSMISAVLITLSTIILPVAIPAILPQFDWLLTMIAFALTIFIFIRHKDNIKRIKDGTESRVPFGLGAKKEN
- a CDS encoding CoA-binding protein codes for the protein MPVENPSQEEIFNYLKQAKRIAIVGLSGKEDRTSYKIAKLLQEYGYEIIPVNPILAGQKILGEHVYERLQDVPGQIDIVDIFRRSEFLPEVAQDFIETNAKVFWAQLGLESQEAAELLKKAGRNAIIMNRCIKIELAEMPK